Proteins encoded by one window of Primulina huaijiensis isolate GDHJ02 chromosome 1, ASM1229523v2, whole genome shotgun sequence:
- the LOC140983548 gene encoding UBP1-associated protein 2C-like, giving the protein MEEMKKRKLEEIGNGQVLPNLNETATFSTVEELRALLDPLAKPQLVDLLSKAGSQYPSIAEEIKSVASADPALRKLFVRGLAWNTSSETLCAAFQEHGEIEEGAVIHDKATGKSRGYGFITYKDMESAQRALRAPGKMIDGRMAACNLASEGLNNSSSTLDQAQRKLYVGGLSPETSSEMLLSYFGRHGEIEEGSVAYDKDSNKSRGFGFVTYKTVEAAKKALDDPQKILGGRNITVKLADNYKGKVTPAGVVPVPVHMTAGYQQKAYSETGASIGYSYSLHMASFGSYTSPSAAAAPYSAQPQYSYPQFSVRKDASPSPTAYGGYPYYMPKQ; this is encoded by the exons ATGGAAGAGATGAAGAAGAGGAAGCTTGAGGAAATCGGAAATGGGCAGGTGTTGCCAAACTTAAATGAAACAGCCACGTTTTCAACCGTTGAAGAATTACGTGCGCTCCTCGACCCGCTCGCTAAGCCGCAGCTTGTCGATCTCCTCTCGAAAGC TGGGTCACAATATCCTTCTATTGCTGAAGAAATTAAAAGTGTTGCAAGTGCTGATCCTGCCCTTCGAAAGCTTTTTGTTCGTGGTTTAGCATGGAATACTTCTTCAGAAACTTTGTGTGCT GCATTTCAAGAGCATGGTGAGATCGAAGAGGGTGCTGTAATCCATGACAAAGCAACTGGAAAGTCTCGTGGTTATGGTTTCATCACCTACAAAGATATGGAATCAGCTCAGAGAGCACTGAGAGCACCTGGAAAGATGATTGAC GGTCGTATGGCTGCTTGTAACCTTGCAAGTGAGGGGTTGAACAACAGCAGTTCTACTCTTGATCAAGCCCAAAGGAAGCTTTATGTTGGAGGTTTGTCACCTGAAACATCTAGTGAAATGTTGCTTTCCTATTTCGGAAGACATGGTGAGATAGAGGAGGGTTCTGTTGCATATGACAAGGACTCAAACAAATCTCG CGGCTTTGGCTTTGTTACTTACAAGACTGTGGAGGCGGCGAAGAAAGCTTTAGATGACCCCCAGAAGATACTCGGA GGAAGAAATATCACGGTGAAGCTTGCTGATAATTACAAAGGCAAAGTGACTCCAGCTGGTGTGGTTCCGGTTCCAGTACATATGACTGCTGGCTATCAGCAGAAAGCATATTCTGAGACTGGAGCCTCTATTGGTTATTCTTATTCCCTACATATGGCATCATTTGGTTCCTACACGAGTCCCTCTGCAGCTGCAGCACCCTATTCAGCCCAGCCACAGTATTCTTATCCACAATTTTCTGTTAGGAAAGATGCCTCACCATCGCCTACGGCATATGGGGGGTACCCTTATTACATGCCAAAGCAATAG